In a genomic window of Anoxybacter fermentans:
- the pstC gene encoding phosphate ABC transporter permease subunit PstC: MKPPFSKKRLGLKEKGIKYFFMVNGVVTIFILLGIFYLLLTNALPFFKDVSLREFLTSKIWNPTGWKNPEYGIISLIVSTLMVTFGSMVIAVPIGIACAAYLAEVASPKFREIVKPIIEILAGIPSVVIGFIGIVLSGPIIAKVLGTTNGLNAINGSILLSIMALPTIISLSEDAISSVPIEYKKASLAMGANRWQTLIRVTLPAALSGIIAAVMLGMGRAIGETMTVLMATGNAPAFPQGFTSPVRTMTATIAIELGEVPYYTTHFYGLFAIGLVLFLMTFVVNLVSDIILHKYQEVK, translated from the coding sequence GTGAAGCCCCCGTTTAGCAAAAAAAGATTGGGCTTAAAAGAAAAGGGTATTAAATATTTTTTTATGGTTAACGGAGTTGTTACAATTTTTATTTTGCTGGGGATTTTTTATTTGCTGTTAACTAATGCTTTACCCTTTTTTAAAGATGTAAGTCTAAGAGAGTTTTTGACATCAAAAATCTGGAATCCTACAGGGTGGAAGAATCCGGAGTATGGGATTATTTCTTTAATAGTAAGTACTTTGATGGTGACTTTTGGTTCAATGGTTATTGCTGTACCTATAGGAATTGCATGTGCGGCCTATCTCGCAGAAGTGGCATCACCAAAGTTCCGTGAGATTGTAAAACCTATTATCGAAATTTTAGCAGGTATTCCTTCTGTGGTAATTGGATTTATCGGTATTGTACTTTCAGGTCCAATAATTGCAAAAGTTTTAGGTACAACCAATGGTTTGAATGCCATTAATGGTTCAATTTTGTTAAGTATCATGGCTTTACCGACTATAATTTCCCTTTCAGAAGATGCCATCTCTTCTGTTCCGATAGAATACAAAAAAGCTTCTCTGGCAATGGGGGCTAACCGTTGGCAAACTTTAATCAGGGTTACTTTACCTGCAGCTCTGTCAGGAATTATTGCAGCTGTAATGCTGGGTATGGGAAGGGCAATTGGAGAGACCATGACTGTGTTGATGGCAACAGGGAATGCTCCTGCTTTTCCACAGGGTTTTACCAGTCCGGTTAGAACTATGACTGCAACTATTGCTATTGAATTGGGAGAAGTACCTTATTATACAACCCACTTTTATGGGTTATTTGCCATAGGTTTAGTCTTATTTTTAATGACTTTTGTAGTAAACCTGGTTTCTGATATTATTCTGCATAAGTACCAGGAGGTGAAGTAG